Proteins co-encoded in one Halorussus sp. MSC15.2 genomic window:
- the lipA gene encoding lipoyl synthase: MSRRRKPDWLKMQPPSGREFTGIKQTLRDHDLNTVCEEANCPNLGECWSGKNSDSGGTATFMLMGDQCTRNCGFCDVDTGGGQPLDPDEPANVASAVAEIGLDYVVLTSVDRDDLEGQGAAHFAQTIREIKERDPSILVEVLIPDFRGEEDLVRKIIDAEPDVIAHNVETVERLQQPVRDPRAGYDQSLAVLEQVERESDIYTKTSLMLGVGEYDHEVYQTLSDLRETDVDIVTLGQYLQPSRTHLDVETYVHPSKFETWRRVAEDELDFLYCASGPMVRSSYKAGELFVDALLRDGKTVEQARREARRASV, translated from the coding sequence ATGAGTCGCCGCCGGAAACCCGACTGGCTCAAGATGCAACCGCCATCCGGCCGGGAGTTCACGGGTATCAAGCAGACCCTGCGAGACCACGACCTCAACACCGTGTGCGAGGAGGCCAACTGCCCGAACCTCGGCGAGTGCTGGAGCGGGAAGAACTCCGACTCCGGAGGCACTGCGACGTTCATGCTGATGGGCGACCAGTGTACCCGCAACTGCGGGTTCTGCGACGTGGACACCGGGGGCGGCCAGCCCTTGGACCCCGACGAACCCGCGAACGTAGCGAGCGCCGTCGCCGAAATCGGTCTCGACTACGTCGTCCTCACCTCCGTGGACCGCGACGACTTGGAGGGGCAGGGCGCGGCCCACTTCGCCCAGACGATTCGGGAGATAAAAGAGCGCGACCCCTCGATTCTCGTAGAGGTTCTCATCCCGGACTTCCGGGGCGAGGAGGACCTCGTCCGGAAGATTATCGACGCCGAACCCGACGTCATCGCCCACAACGTCGAGACGGTCGAGCGCCTCCAGCAACCGGTTCGAGACCCCCGCGCGGGCTACGACCAGAGCCTCGCGGTCCTCGAACAGGTCGAACGCGAGTCGGACATCTACACGAAGACCAGTCTCATGCTCGGGGTCGGCGAGTACGACCACGAGGTCTACCAGACGCTCAGCGACCTCCGAGAGACCGACGTGGACATCGTCACGCTCGGACAGTACCTCCAACCGTCGCGGACCCACCTCGACGTGGAGACGTACGTCCACCCCTCGAAGTTCGAGACGTGGCGGCGGGTCGCCGAGGACGAACTCGACTTCCTCTACTGCGCCAGCGGGCCGATGGTCCGGTCGTCGTACAAGGCGGGTGAGCTGTTCGTGGACGCGCTCCTCCGGGACGGCAAGACTGTCGAGCAGGCGCGCAGGGAAGCTCGCAGAGCTTCCGTCTGA
- a CDS encoding DUF378 domain-containing protein yields MKTNGLDWLAIVLVVVGAITWGILGVTGLTGETINVVSLILEPIFRPGPAQTVEYLIYVLVGVSGIYLLYTAYKMARASRRTSRERRRRDATTRTDTTADYTDTDTDNTNTES; encoded by the coding sequence ATGAAGACAAACGGACTCGACTGGCTCGCCATCGTTCTGGTCGTCGTGGGGGCGATAACGTGGGGCATCCTCGGCGTCACCGGACTCACGGGCGAGACCATCAACGTCGTCTCGCTGATACTCGAACCCATCTTCAGGCCCGGTCCGGCACAGACCGTCGAGTATCTCATCTACGTTCTCGTCGGCGTCTCGGGCATCTACCTGCTCTACACCGCCTACAAGATGGCGCGGGCGAGTCGTCGGACCAGTCGCGAACGACGACGGCGCGACGCGACGACCAGAACCGACACGACCGCCGATTACACCGACACGGACACCGACAACACGAACACCGAGTCCTAA